A portion of the Segatella copri DSM 18205 genome contains these proteins:
- a CDS encoding LytR/AlgR family response regulator transcription factor: MILNCAIIDEDPEALQLLEQYIEKTPTLHLIGAYKSAIDAVDGIHHNHLDILFLAIHMQQISGLEFAKVVPKNVKIVFTTAFKEYAIEAYKVNTFDYLLKPITYDDFMGSCQKVFESYMQDDNYNPIKRDGFLVVKRDYKCVRIPIDDILFVDCDKDYIRFHLEGRPNIRTLGNLKQLEERLPREKFKRVHRSFLANMTKFDTVDQQHITYGDQSIPISETYFEFIKKYLEDHSL; encoded by the coding sequence ATGATTTTAAATTGCGCCATCATAGATGAAGATCCAGAAGCTTTGCAACTCCTGGAACAGTATATAGAGAAAACTCCGACCCTGCATTTGATCGGAGCCTACAAAAGTGCGATAGATGCTGTAGACGGCATCCATCACAACCATCTCGACATACTTTTTCTCGCCATCCACATGCAGCAGATCAGTGGTCTGGAATTTGCAAAGGTTGTACCCAAGAACGTGAAGATTGTCTTCACCACCGCATTCAAAGAGTATGCCATCGAAGCCTACAAAGTGAATACATTCGACTATCTGCTCAAGCCCATCACCTACGATGACTTTATGGGATCATGCCAGAAAGTCTTCGAAAGCTACATGCAGGACGATAACTACAACCCTATCAAGCGCGACGGTTTTCTGGTGGTAAAACGAGATTACAAATGCGTAAGAATCCCAATAGATGATATTCTGTTTGTTGACTGCGACAAAGACTACATCCGTTTCCATCTTGAGGGCAGGCCTAACATCAGAACCCTGGGCAACCTCAAACAGTTGGAAGAAAGGTTGCCAAGAGAGAAATTCAAGCGTGTACACCGTTCGTTCCTTGCCAACATGACAAAGTTTGATACGGTAGACCAGCAGCACATTACCTATGGCGACCAGAGCATTCCGATATCAGAAACCTACTTTGAATTTATCAAGAAATATCTGGAAGACCATTCTCTATGA